In Panthera tigris isolate Pti1 chromosome C1, P.tigris_Pti1_mat1.1, whole genome shotgun sequence, the following proteins share a genomic window:
- the MKNK1 gene encoding MAP kinase-interacting serine/threonine-protein kinase 1 isoform X3 — translation MQNSPEMGSSEPLPIAEGDKRKKKKRKARATDSLPGKFEDMYKLTSELLGEGAYAKVQGAVSLQNGKEYAVKIIEKQAGHSRSRVFREVETLYQCQGNKNILELIEFFEDDTRFYLVFEKLQGGSILAHIQKQKHFNEREASRVVRDVAAALDFLHTKGIAHRDLKPENILCESPEKVSPVKICDFDLGSGVKLNNSCTPITTPELTTPCGSAEYMAPEVVEVFRDEATFYDKRCDLWSLGVVLYIMLSGYPPFVGHCGADCGWDRGEVCRVCQNKLFESIQEGKYEFPDKDWAHISSEAKDLISKLLVRDAKQRLSAAQVLQHPWVQGQAPERGLPTPRILQRNSSTMDLTLFAAEAIALNRQLSQHEEDELAEESLAEGLCSVRLSPPCKSRLARRRALAQAGRSDDLELCPTPTTL, via the exons ATGCAGAATAGTCCAG AGATGGGCAGCAGTGAGCCCCTTCCTATTGCAGAAGGtgacaagaggaaaaagaagaagcggAAGGCCCGGGCCACTGACTCCTTACCAGGAAAGTTTGAAG ATATGTACAAGCTGACCTCTGAATTGCTTGGAGAGGGAGCCTATGCCAAAGTCCAAGGTGCCGTGAGCCTGCAGAATGGCAAAGAGTATGCTGTCAAA ATCATCGAAAAACAAGCAGGGCACAGTCGGAGTAGGGTATTCCGAGAGGTGGAGACGCTCTATCAGTGTCAAGGAAACAA GAACATTTTGGAGCTGATTGAGTTCTTTGAAGATGACACAAGGTTTTACTTGGTCTTTGAGAAATTGCAAGGAG GCTCCATCCTGGCCCACATCCAGAAGCAGAAGCACTTCAATGAGCGAGAAGCCAGCCGAGTGGTGCGGGATGTGGCTGCTGCCCTTGACTTCCTGCACACCAAAG GCATTGCTCACCGCGATCTGAAGCCAGAAAATATATTGTGTGAGTCTCCAGAAAAG GTGTCTCCGGTGAAAATCTGTGACTTTGACTTGGGCAGTGGGGTGAAACTGAACAACTCCTGCACCCCCATAACCACACCAGAGCTGACCACTCCA TGTGGTTCCGCAGAATACATGGCCCCGGAGGTGGTGGAGGTCTTCAGGGACGAGGCCACTTTTTACGACAAGCGCTGTGACCTGTGGAGCCTGGGCGTGGTCCTCTACATCATGCTGAGTGGCTACCCCCCCTTTGTAGGTCACTGCGGGGCCGACTGTGGCTGGGACCGGGGAGAGGTCTGCAGGGTGTGCCAG AACAAGCTGTTTGAGAGCATCCAGGAAGGCAAGTATGAGTTTCCTGACAAGGACTGGGCACACATCTCCAGCGAGGCCAAAGACCTCATCTCCAAGCTCCTGGTTCGAGATGCAAAGCAGAGACTGAGTGCCGCCCAAGTTCTGCAGCACCCCTGGGTGCAGGGG CAAGCTCCAGAAAGGGGACTCCCCACGCCGCGAATCCTCCAGAG AAATAGCAGCACGATGGACCTGACACTCTTCGCGGCTGAGGCCATCGCCCTTAACCGCCAGCTTTCTCAGCACGAGGAAGACGAGCTGGCAGAGGAGTCCCTGGCTGAGGGCTTGTGTTCGGTGAGGCTTTCTCCTCCATGCAAGTCACGCCTGGCCCGGCGGAGGGCCCTGGCCCAGGCAGGCCGCAGTGATGACCTGGAACTGTGTCCAACTCCCACCACACTCTGA
- the MKNK1 gene encoding MAP kinase-interacting serine/threonine-protein kinase 1 isoform X1 yields MTSFAWTPPKPTPLLSSLGPAFLVLRQEDVTEMGSSEPLPIAEGDKRKKKKRKARATDSLPGKFEDMYKLTSELLGEGAYAKVQGAVSLQNGKEYAVKIIEKQAGHSRSRVFREVETLYQCQGNKNILELIEFFEDDTRFYLVFEKLQGGSILAHIQKQKHFNEREASRVVRDVAAALDFLHTKGIAHRDLKPENILCESPEKVSPVKICDFDLGSGVKLNNSCTPITTPELTTPCGSAEYMAPEVVEVFRDEATFYDKRCDLWSLGVVLYIMLSGYPPFVGHCGADCGWDRGEVCRVCQNKLFESIQEGKYEFPDKDWAHISSEAKDLISKLLVRDAKQRLSAAQVLQHPWVQGQAPERGLPTPRILQRNSSTMDLTLFAAEAIALNRQLSQHEEDELAEESLAEGLCSVRLSPPCKSRLARRRALAQAGRSDDLELCPTPTTL; encoded by the exons ATGACTTCATTTGCATGGACCCCTCCCAAGCCCACGCCCTTGCTTAGCTCCCTGGGTCCTGCCTTTCTGGTGCTGAGGCAGGAGGACGTCACAG AGATGGGCAGCAGTGAGCCCCTTCCTATTGCAGAAGGtgacaagaggaaaaagaagaagcggAAGGCCCGGGCCACTGACTCCTTACCAGGAAAGTTTGAAG ATATGTACAAGCTGACCTCTGAATTGCTTGGAGAGGGAGCCTATGCCAAAGTCCAAGGTGCCGTGAGCCTGCAGAATGGCAAAGAGTATGCTGTCAAA ATCATCGAAAAACAAGCAGGGCACAGTCGGAGTAGGGTATTCCGAGAGGTGGAGACGCTCTATCAGTGTCAAGGAAACAA GAACATTTTGGAGCTGATTGAGTTCTTTGAAGATGACACAAGGTTTTACTTGGTCTTTGAGAAATTGCAAGGAG GCTCCATCCTGGCCCACATCCAGAAGCAGAAGCACTTCAATGAGCGAGAAGCCAGCCGAGTGGTGCGGGATGTGGCTGCTGCCCTTGACTTCCTGCACACCAAAG GCATTGCTCACCGCGATCTGAAGCCAGAAAATATATTGTGTGAGTCTCCAGAAAAG GTGTCTCCGGTGAAAATCTGTGACTTTGACTTGGGCAGTGGGGTGAAACTGAACAACTCCTGCACCCCCATAACCACACCAGAGCTGACCACTCCA TGTGGTTCCGCAGAATACATGGCCCCGGAGGTGGTGGAGGTCTTCAGGGACGAGGCCACTTTTTACGACAAGCGCTGTGACCTGTGGAGCCTGGGCGTGGTCCTCTACATCATGCTGAGTGGCTACCCCCCCTTTGTAGGTCACTGCGGGGCCGACTGTGGCTGGGACCGGGGAGAGGTCTGCAGGGTGTGCCAG AACAAGCTGTTTGAGAGCATCCAGGAAGGCAAGTATGAGTTTCCTGACAAGGACTGGGCACACATCTCCAGCGAGGCCAAAGACCTCATCTCCAAGCTCCTGGTTCGAGATGCAAAGCAGAGACTGAGTGCCGCCCAAGTTCTGCAGCACCCCTGGGTGCAGGGG CAAGCTCCAGAAAGGGGACTCCCCACGCCGCGAATCCTCCAGAG AAATAGCAGCACGATGGACCTGACACTCTTCGCGGCTGAGGCCATCGCCCTTAACCGCCAGCTTTCTCAGCACGAGGAAGACGAGCTGGCAGAGGAGTCCCTGGCTGAGGGCTTGTGTTCGGTGAGGCTTTCTCCTCCATGCAAGTCACGCCTGGCCCGGCGGAGGGCCCTGGCCCAGGCAGGCCGCAGTGATGACCTGGAACTGTGTCCAACTCCCACCACACTCTGA
- the KNCN gene encoding kinocilin produces MDIPISSRDFRCLQLACVALGLVAGSIIIGVSVSKAAAAVGGIFIGAASLGFLILAYPFLKARFNLDHILPTIGSLRIHPHPGPDHGEGRSSTNGNKEGARSSLSTVSRTLEKLKPGGRGTGEG; encoded by the exons ATGGACATCCCCATCAGCAGCAGAGACTTCCGCTGCCTGCAGCTAGCCTGTGTGGCCCTCGGCCTGGTGGCTGGCAGCATCATCATCGGTGTGTCCGTGTCCAAAGCTGCAGCCGCCGTGGGTGGCATCTTTATTGGCGCCGCCAGTCTGG GGTTCCTCATCTTGGCCTACCCCTTTCTAAAGGCTCGGTTCAACCTGGACCACATCCTGCCCACCATAG GGAGCCTGAGAATTCACCCCCACCCGGGGCCAGACCATGGGGAGGGAAGATCCAGCACCAATGGCAATAAAGAGG GAGCCCGAAGCAGCCTGTCCACTGTGAGCAGAACACTGGAGAAGCTGAAGCCAGGGGGCCGGGGAACTGGGGAGGGCTGA
- the MKNK1 gene encoding MAP kinase-interacting serine/threonine-protein kinase 1 isoform X5 encodes MTSFAWTPPKPTPLLSSLGPAFLVLRQEDVTEMGSSEPLPIAEGDKRKKKKRKARATDSLPGKFEDMYKLTSELLGEGAYAKVQGAVSLQNGKEYAVKIIEKQAGHSRSRVFREVETLYQCQGNKNILELIEFFEDDTRFYLVFEKLQGGSILAHIQKQKHFNEREASRVVRDVAAALDFLHTKGIAHRDLKPENILCESPEKVSPVKICDFDLGSGVKLNNSCTPITTPELTTPCGSAEYMAPEVVEVFRDEATFYDKRCDLWSLGVVLYIMLSGYPPFVGHCGADCGWDRGEVCRVCQNKLFESIQEGKYEFPDKDWAHISSEAKDLISKLLVRDAKQRLSAAQVLQHPWVQGK; translated from the exons ATGACTTCATTTGCATGGACCCCTCCCAAGCCCACGCCCTTGCTTAGCTCCCTGGGTCCTGCCTTTCTGGTGCTGAGGCAGGAGGACGTCACAG AGATGGGCAGCAGTGAGCCCCTTCCTATTGCAGAAGGtgacaagaggaaaaagaagaagcggAAGGCCCGGGCCACTGACTCCTTACCAGGAAAGTTTGAAG ATATGTACAAGCTGACCTCTGAATTGCTTGGAGAGGGAGCCTATGCCAAAGTCCAAGGTGCCGTGAGCCTGCAGAATGGCAAAGAGTATGCTGTCAAA ATCATCGAAAAACAAGCAGGGCACAGTCGGAGTAGGGTATTCCGAGAGGTGGAGACGCTCTATCAGTGTCAAGGAAACAA GAACATTTTGGAGCTGATTGAGTTCTTTGAAGATGACACAAGGTTTTACTTGGTCTTTGAGAAATTGCAAGGAG GCTCCATCCTGGCCCACATCCAGAAGCAGAAGCACTTCAATGAGCGAGAAGCCAGCCGAGTGGTGCGGGATGTGGCTGCTGCCCTTGACTTCCTGCACACCAAAG GCATTGCTCACCGCGATCTGAAGCCAGAAAATATATTGTGTGAGTCTCCAGAAAAG GTGTCTCCGGTGAAAATCTGTGACTTTGACTTGGGCAGTGGGGTGAAACTGAACAACTCCTGCACCCCCATAACCACACCAGAGCTGACCACTCCA TGTGGTTCCGCAGAATACATGGCCCCGGAGGTGGTGGAGGTCTTCAGGGACGAGGCCACTTTTTACGACAAGCGCTGTGACCTGTGGAGCCTGGGCGTGGTCCTCTACATCATGCTGAGTGGCTACCCCCCCTTTGTAGGTCACTGCGGGGCCGACTGTGGCTGGGACCGGGGAGAGGTCTGCAGGGTGTGCCAG AACAAGCTGTTTGAGAGCATCCAGGAAGGCAAGTATGAGTTTCCTGACAAGGACTGGGCACACATCTCCAGCGAGGCCAAAGACCTCATCTCCAAGCTCCTGGTTCGAGATGCAAAGCAGAGACTGAGTGCCGCCCAAGTTCTGCAGCACCCCTGGGTGCAGGGG AAATAG
- the MKNK1 gene encoding MAP kinase-interacting serine/threonine-protein kinase 1 isoform X4, which translates to MTSFAWTPPKPTPLLSSLGPAFLVLRQEDVTEMGSSEPLPIAEGDKRKKKKRKARATDSLPGKFEDMYKLTSELLGEGAYAKVQGAVSLQNGKEYAVKIIEKQAGHSRSRVFREVETLYQCQGNKNILELIEFFEDDTRFYLVFEKLQGGSILAHIQKQKHFNEREASRVVRDVAAALDFLHTKGIAHRDLKPENILCESPEKVSPVKICDFDLGSGVKLNNSCTPITTPELTTPCGSAEYMAPEVVEVFRDEATFYDKRCDLWSLGVVLYIMLSGYPPFVGHCGADCGWDRGEVCRVCQNKLFESIQEGKYEFPDKDWAHISSEAKDLISKLLVRDAKQRLSAAQVLQHPWVQGLWPS; encoded by the exons ATGACTTCATTTGCATGGACCCCTCCCAAGCCCACGCCCTTGCTTAGCTCCCTGGGTCCTGCCTTTCTGGTGCTGAGGCAGGAGGACGTCACAG AGATGGGCAGCAGTGAGCCCCTTCCTATTGCAGAAGGtgacaagaggaaaaagaagaagcggAAGGCCCGGGCCACTGACTCCTTACCAGGAAAGTTTGAAG ATATGTACAAGCTGACCTCTGAATTGCTTGGAGAGGGAGCCTATGCCAAAGTCCAAGGTGCCGTGAGCCTGCAGAATGGCAAAGAGTATGCTGTCAAA ATCATCGAAAAACAAGCAGGGCACAGTCGGAGTAGGGTATTCCGAGAGGTGGAGACGCTCTATCAGTGTCAAGGAAACAA GAACATTTTGGAGCTGATTGAGTTCTTTGAAGATGACACAAGGTTTTACTTGGTCTTTGAGAAATTGCAAGGAG GCTCCATCCTGGCCCACATCCAGAAGCAGAAGCACTTCAATGAGCGAGAAGCCAGCCGAGTGGTGCGGGATGTGGCTGCTGCCCTTGACTTCCTGCACACCAAAG GCATTGCTCACCGCGATCTGAAGCCAGAAAATATATTGTGTGAGTCTCCAGAAAAG GTGTCTCCGGTGAAAATCTGTGACTTTGACTTGGGCAGTGGGGTGAAACTGAACAACTCCTGCACCCCCATAACCACACCAGAGCTGACCACTCCA TGTGGTTCCGCAGAATACATGGCCCCGGAGGTGGTGGAGGTCTTCAGGGACGAGGCCACTTTTTACGACAAGCGCTGTGACCTGTGGAGCCTGGGCGTGGTCCTCTACATCATGCTGAGTGGCTACCCCCCCTTTGTAGGTCACTGCGGGGCCGACTGTGGCTGGGACCGGGGAGAGGTCTGCAGGGTGTGCCAG AACAAGCTGTTTGAGAGCATCCAGGAAGGCAAGTATGAGTTTCCTGACAAGGACTGGGCACACATCTCCAGCGAGGCCAAAGACCTCATCTCCAAGCTCCTGGTTCGAGATGCAAAGCAGAGACTGAGTGCCGCCCAAGTTCTGCAGCACCCCTGGGTGCAGGGG ctgtGGCCTTCTTGA
- the MKNK1 gene encoding MAP kinase-interacting serine/threonine-protein kinase 1 isoform X2, producing MTSFAWTPPKPTPLLSSLGPAFLVLRQEDVTEMGSSEPLPIAEGDKRKKKKRKARATDSLPGKFEDMYKLTSELLGEGAYAKVQGAVSLQNGKEYAVKIIEKQAGHSRSRVFREVETLYQCQGNKNILELIEFFEDDTRFYLVFEKLQGGSILAHIQKQKHFNEREASRVVRDVAAALDFLHTKGIAHRDLKPENILCESPEKVSPVKICDFDLGSGVKLNNSCTPITTPELTTPCGSAEYMAPEVVEVFRDEATFYDKRCDLWSLGVVLYIMLSGYPPFVGHCGADCGWDRGEVCRVCQNKLFESIQEGKYEFPDKDWAHISSEAKDLISKLLVRDAKQRLSAAQVLQHPWVQGQAPERGLPTPRILQSCGLLDGPFCPCEPEDTGLLERGRVQPCAGKVRLVGPLNLGPLNLAPHWTHDTR from the exons ATGACTTCATTTGCATGGACCCCTCCCAAGCCCACGCCCTTGCTTAGCTCCCTGGGTCCTGCCTTTCTGGTGCTGAGGCAGGAGGACGTCACAG AGATGGGCAGCAGTGAGCCCCTTCCTATTGCAGAAGGtgacaagaggaaaaagaagaagcggAAGGCCCGGGCCACTGACTCCTTACCAGGAAAGTTTGAAG ATATGTACAAGCTGACCTCTGAATTGCTTGGAGAGGGAGCCTATGCCAAAGTCCAAGGTGCCGTGAGCCTGCAGAATGGCAAAGAGTATGCTGTCAAA ATCATCGAAAAACAAGCAGGGCACAGTCGGAGTAGGGTATTCCGAGAGGTGGAGACGCTCTATCAGTGTCAAGGAAACAA GAACATTTTGGAGCTGATTGAGTTCTTTGAAGATGACACAAGGTTTTACTTGGTCTTTGAGAAATTGCAAGGAG GCTCCATCCTGGCCCACATCCAGAAGCAGAAGCACTTCAATGAGCGAGAAGCCAGCCGAGTGGTGCGGGATGTGGCTGCTGCCCTTGACTTCCTGCACACCAAAG GCATTGCTCACCGCGATCTGAAGCCAGAAAATATATTGTGTGAGTCTCCAGAAAAG GTGTCTCCGGTGAAAATCTGTGACTTTGACTTGGGCAGTGGGGTGAAACTGAACAACTCCTGCACCCCCATAACCACACCAGAGCTGACCACTCCA TGTGGTTCCGCAGAATACATGGCCCCGGAGGTGGTGGAGGTCTTCAGGGACGAGGCCACTTTTTACGACAAGCGCTGTGACCTGTGGAGCCTGGGCGTGGTCCTCTACATCATGCTGAGTGGCTACCCCCCCTTTGTAGGTCACTGCGGGGCCGACTGTGGCTGGGACCGGGGAGAGGTCTGCAGGGTGTGCCAG AACAAGCTGTTTGAGAGCATCCAGGAAGGCAAGTATGAGTTTCCTGACAAGGACTGGGCACACATCTCCAGCGAGGCCAAAGACCTCATCTCCAAGCTCCTGGTTCGAGATGCAAAGCAGAGACTGAGTGCCGCCCAAGTTCTGCAGCACCCCTGGGTGCAGGGG CAAGCTCCAGAAAGGGGACTCCCCACGCCGCGAATCCTCCAGAG ctgtGGCCTTCTTGATGGTCCTTTCTGCCCCTGTGAACCTGAGGACACAGGCCTCCTGGAGAGGGGCCGAGTCCAGCCCTGTGCCGGGAAGGTGCGCCTGGTGGGACCTCTCAATCTGGGACCTCTCAATCTAGCCCCTCATTGGACCCACGACACAAGGTGA